From a region of the Candidatus Rhabdochlamydia sp. T3358 genome:
- a CDS encoding MBL fold metallo-hydrolase — protein sequence MYKQKSSFTNPYEKNIRRDLKDILLWKLGYYDDEKLESCALFNYPISQKQASLSNPFAIWVNHSTFLIEIDGLRILTDPIWSKRCSPLSFLGPKRCHPPGVAFSQLPTIHLILISHDHYDHLDKPTVLALAKRFPQATWMVPQRVKTWFDAQEIFPVYQCQWWQERVLGFPNMDSKRVKITAVPAQHFSGRKHWSLNDTLWVGWVLEFYEKDQLVKKIYFVGDTGYNPVDFKQIGERFSPIDLSLIPIGSYSPRSFMRPVHINPEEAVIIHREVGSKLSIGMHWKTFCLSDEPMNRPPYDLYVSLKKHQIDHSSFLTLTPGYAINF from the coding sequence ATGTATAAGCAAAAAAGCTCTTTTACTAATCCCTATGAGAAAAACATTCGACGTGACTTGAAAGATATATTGTTATGGAAATTAGGATATTATGATGATGAAAAGTTAGAGAGTTGCGCGCTTTTTAACTACCCTATTTCTCAAAAGCAAGCCAGCCTTAGCAATCCTTTTGCGATTTGGGTTAATCATAGTACTTTTCTCATTGAAATAGATGGACTGCGCATTTTAACCGACCCTATTTGGAGCAAACGTTGTTCTCCTTTATCTTTTCTAGGACCTAAGCGTTGCCATCCTCCTGGCGTTGCCTTTAGCCAACTTCCGACAATTCACTTAATTCTTATTAGCCACGATCACTATGATCATTTAGATAAACCCACAGTATTAGCTTTGGCTAAGCGTTTTCCACAAGCCACTTGGATGGTACCTCAGCGAGTAAAAACTTGGTTTGATGCCCAAGAAATTTTTCCAGTGTACCAATGTCAGTGGTGGCAAGAAAGAGTACTTGGATTCCCAAATATGGATTCTAAACGAGTAAAAATTACTGCTGTGCCCGCGCAACATTTTTCCGGTAGGAAGCATTGGTCTTTAAATGATACTTTATGGGTAGGTTGGGTTTTAGAATTTTATGAAAAAGATCAATTAGTTAAAAAAATCTACTTTGTAGGAGACACAGGATATAATCCAGTTGATTTTAAACAAATTGGAGAGCGCTTTTCCCCTATAGATCTATCCTTGATTCCCATTGGATCTTATTCTCCTCGTTCCTTTATGAGGCCTGTTCATATTAATCCTGAAGAGGCTGTAATAATTCACAGGGAAGTTGGTTCCAAATTAAGTATCGGAATGCATTGGAAAACGTTTTGCCTGTCTGATGAACCGATGAACCGTCCACCCTATGATTTATATGTGAGCTTAAAAAAACATCAAATAGACCATTCCTCTTTTCTTACTCTGACTCCTGGATATGCGATCAATTTTTAA
- a CDS encoding diphosphate--fructose-6-phosphate 1-phosphotransferase: MLPENPLRKAREKYLPILPSLLQQIDNVEWVNDKNISLENEEIRSIFPLTFGQPILRAQKKESAANRLLRVGVVFSGGQAAGGHNVITGLLDALILLNPESRLFGFLEGPEGIITSKYKELTKELVQSYRNQGGFDLIGSGRTKLETPEHLASALHTVESMQLDGLVIIGGDDSNTNAAILSEYFKSKDSQTVVIGVPKTIDGDLKNNYVATSFGFDTACKVFSEAIGNIARDCLSAKKYYHFIKLMGRSASHIALECGLSTQPNMVLIAEEVAENKKTLQQITNQIADLICERAEKGKNFGVILIPEGLIEFIPEIGVLIQELNHLLADSSIDDKEILSKLTENSRKSFTSLPEGIQQQLLLNRDPHGNVQVSFIETEKLLIETVTQELKRRLKEGNYTGKFSALHHFLGYEGRAGFPSNFDCNYCYSLGYTAALLINHKATGYMCCITGLTQNPIDWQVLGIPLTSLMNLEWRKGKKKPVIKKALVDLCSKSFNFYKQHRHAWRLDDHYLYPGPMQFFGEKQLTDTTSYSLSIDV, translated from the coding sequence ATGTTACCCGAAAATCCTTTGCGTAAGGCTCGTGAAAAATATCTTCCTATACTGCCTAGTTTGTTGCAGCAAATAGATAATGTTGAATGGGTAAATGATAAAAATATTTCTTTAGAAAATGAAGAAATTCGCTCTATTTTCCCCTTAACATTTGGTCAACCTATTTTAAGGGCTCAAAAAAAAGAGAGTGCAGCAAATCGCTTGCTAAGAGTGGGTGTTGTTTTTTCTGGAGGGCAGGCTGCAGGAGGACATAACGTCATTACAGGTCTTTTGGACGCTTTGATTTTACTCAATCCAGAATCAAGACTGTTTGGGTTTTTAGAAGGCCCTGAGGGGATTATAACGAGTAAGTATAAGGAATTAACTAAAGAGCTTGTTCAGTCTTATCGCAACCAGGGAGGGTTTGATTTAATCGGATCAGGAAGAACTAAACTAGAAACCCCGGAGCATCTAGCCTCTGCTTTACATACAGTTGAATCCATGCAATTAGATGGTTTGGTTATCATTGGAGGGGACGATTCAAATACCAATGCCGCTATTTTATCGGAGTATTTTAAGAGTAAAGACTCTCAAACAGTTGTTATTGGGGTCCCAAAAACAATTGATGGAGACTTAAAAAACAATTACGTTGCTACTTCTTTTGGGTTTGACACAGCTTGTAAGGTTTTTTCAGAGGCAATTGGTAATATTGCCAGAGATTGTCTATCGGCTAAAAAATACTATCACTTTATCAAGTTAATGGGGCGATCTGCTTCGCATATTGCTTTAGAATGCGGCTTAAGCACACAGCCAAACATGGTATTAATTGCAGAAGAAGTGGCAGAGAATAAGAAAACTTTGCAACAAATTACCAATCAAATAGCAGATTTAATCTGTGAACGTGCAGAAAAAGGAAAAAATTTTGGAGTGATTCTTATTCCAGAAGGATTAATAGAGTTTATTCCAGAAATTGGTGTTCTGATTCAAGAGTTAAATCACTTACTAGCAGATTCTTCTATAGATGATAAAGAAATTCTAAGTAAGCTAACTGAGAATTCTCGGAAATCCTTTACCTCTTTACCAGAAGGGATCCAGCAGCAACTTCTTTTAAACAGAGACCCTCATGGTAATGTGCAGGTTTCTTTTATTGAGACAGAAAAATTATTGATAGAGACAGTTACTCAAGAATTAAAAAGACGATTAAAAGAGGGCAACTATACCGGTAAGTTTTCTGCTTTACATCACTTTTTAGGTTATGAAGGAAGAGCTGGATTTCCATCTAATTTTGATTGTAATTATTGTTATTCCTTAGGATATACAGCAGCTTTGTTAATTAATCATAAAGCAACAGGATATATGTGTTGTATAACAGGGTTAACGCAAAATCCTATAGACTGGCAGGTTTTAGGAATACCACTTACTTCTCTAATGAATTTAGAATGGCGCAAAGGCAAAAAAAAACCGGTGATTAAAAAGGCTTTGGTTGACCTTTGCTCTAAGTCTTTTAACTTTTATAAACAGCATAGACATGCGTGGAGGTTAGATGATCATTACCTATACCCAGGACCTATGCAGTTTTTTGGAGAAAAGCAACTAACTGATACAACATCTTATTCCTTATCCATTGATGTATAA
- a CDS encoding alkaline phosphatase family protein, producing the protein MINQESLDALKLAQYTSYFKKPLYQGYAFSQFPQTIINLLTKQSKGGLPKSAIADSYGDYDGVVLFLIDGFGWEFFEKFLPSCPFLKRAAEEGIVSKISSQFPSTTAAHVTTIHTGLNVGEAGIYEWFYYEPIVEKIITPLLFSYAGDKSADRLTPKYDPKQIFPFKTFYQKLLMHNIASYVFQSDKIAHSSYSKALCEAATMVPYTTFPSALDSLVDLCCNPKQTPFYCFVYLADIDSMGHRHGITSDFFSNAVMDCWKLIENHFWTPLRKSGKRIATLFTADHGMSPVDPGKTLYLNQLAPSILPALKKDNQGRILAPAGSCRDLFLHVQEEKLLETASFLEKKLKGIADVVLTKKMMKEGFFGVASERLQQRIANLVILPYYKEAVWWFEKNRFEQHFFAAHGGLTPQEMESICLFLPHV; encoded by the coding sequence TTGATTAATCAAGAGTCTTTAGATGCATTGAAACTGGCTCAATACACTTCTTATTTTAAGAAGCCGCTTTATCAGGGTTATGCATTCTCTCAGTTTCCTCAAACCATTATTAATTTGCTAACCAAACAGTCTAAAGGAGGCCTACCAAAATCTGCAATAGCGGATAGCTATGGAGATTATGATGGTGTAGTACTTTTTCTTATTGATGGTTTTGGTTGGGAATTCTTTGAAAAATTTTTACCCTCTTGTCCTTTTCTAAAGCGAGCTGCAGAAGAGGGGATAGTTTCTAAAATCTCTTCTCAATTTCCTTCTACAACAGCTGCGCATGTAACTACAATACACACAGGTCTAAATGTAGGAGAAGCAGGAATTTATGAGTGGTTTTATTATGAGCCCATCGTAGAGAAAATCATTACCCCCTTGCTTTTTTCTTACGCGGGAGATAAATCTGCTGACCGATTAACCCCTAAGTATGATCCTAAACAGATTTTTCCCTTTAAGACATTTTATCAAAAATTGCTTATGCACAATATTGCAAGCTATGTATTCCAAAGCGATAAGATTGCTCATTCCTCTTATTCTAAAGCTTTGTGTGAAGCAGCAACGATGGTTCCTTATACAACATTTCCTTCTGCTTTAGATTCATTGGTAGACTTATGTTGCAATCCTAAGCAAACCCCTTTTTATTGTTTTGTTTATCTTGCAGATATCGATTCAATGGGACATCGACATGGCATTACATCTGATTTTTTCTCTAACGCTGTGATGGATTGTTGGAAACTCATTGAAAATCACTTTTGGACACCTCTTCGCAAGTCAGGAAAGCGCATTGCTACTTTGTTTACAGCAGATCATGGAATGAGTCCTGTAGATCCTGGTAAAACACTTTATTTGAACCAACTTGCTCCTTCTATTCTTCCAGCTCTAAAAAAAGATAACCAAGGTCGGATATTAGCTCCTGCTGGCTCTTGTAGAGATTTATTTTTACATGTTCAAGAAGAAAAATTGTTAGAAACCGCAAGCTTTTTAGAAAAAAAGTTAAAAGGCATAGCTGATGTTGTTTTGACTAAAAAAATGATGAAGGAAGGATTTTTTGGTGTAGCTTCAGAAAGGCTGCAACAAAGAATAGCAAATCTAGTCATCCTACCTTATTACAAAGAAGCTGTTTGGTGGTTTGAAAAAAACCGCTTTGAGCAGCATTTTTTTGCAGCTCATGGAGGACTAACCCCTCAAGAAATGGAATCTATCTGTCTCTTTTTACCACATGTATAA
- a CDS encoding amino acid permease has product MKKNFSPKRCISVFALAMINLAAIGSVKNWPITAEYGFASIFYLLLAALVFFLPLSLVSAELATGWPQAGGVFVWVKEAFGPKIGFLAIWLQWIENVIWYPTILSFIAATLAYLFKPELAGNTTYTLTVVLISFWAATLLNLMGMQASSLISSISVVFGSFIPGILIIGLGCFWFFQGNPLEIVLDWQHLVPNITSIDSMVFFTGVILSFCGMEMSAAHARDVKDPQRNYPRAILLSVVIILSMSVLGVLSIASVVPQKEISLVAGSMQAFVHFFDRYNLNWFTPYIAALVAIGAFGSMSTWIVGPTKGLLAAAKSGDLPPVFRLVNRKAVPINLLILQATIVTFLSLVFVCMPSVSSAFWILTVIVAQLYLIMYILLFASAIKLRYTKPHIERSYLVPGGKLGIWLISGLGILSSFFAITIGFVPPSQIETGSFLFYEGFLIVGVLAGCFAPSLILFFQKPHWKHLLPHEQE; this is encoded by the coding sequence ATGAAAAAAAATTTTTCTCCGAAGCGCTGTATTAGCGTTTTTGCTTTAGCTATGATTAATTTAGCTGCTATTGGGAGCGTGAAAAACTGGCCCATTACAGCAGAATATGGCTTTGCATCTATTTTTTATCTTTTATTAGCAGCTCTTGTCTTTTTTTTACCTTTATCGCTTGTATCTGCAGAACTCGCTACCGGTTGGCCCCAAGCAGGAGGAGTATTTGTATGGGTAAAAGAAGCTTTTGGTCCAAAAATAGGGTTTTTAGCCATCTGGCTTCAATGGATTGAAAATGTGATCTGGTATCCTACTATTCTCTCCTTTATCGCAGCTACATTAGCTTATCTTTTTAAACCAGAATTAGCTGGCAATACCACGTATACCTTGACAGTTGTTCTCATTTCCTTCTGGGCGGCTACCTTGTTAAACTTAATGGGCATGCAAGCCTCGAGCTTAATTAGCTCTATTAGCGTAGTGTTTGGATCTTTCATTCCTGGAATCCTCATTATTGGCCTTGGGTGTTTTTGGTTCTTTCAAGGAAATCCTCTAGAAATTGTTTTAGATTGGCAACATTTAGTTCCAAATATCACCTCTATTGATAGCATGGTATTTTTCACCGGAGTCATTCTATCTTTTTGTGGAATGGAGATGTCCGCAGCTCATGCTAGAGATGTAAAAGATCCACAAAGAAATTATCCAAGAGCAATCCTGCTTTCCGTAGTTATCATTTTGAGCATGTCCGTTTTAGGCGTATTATCTATTGCTAGTGTTGTTCCACAAAAAGAAATCAGTTTAGTTGCAGGCTCAATGCAGGCTTTTGTGCATTTTTTTGACAGATATAACTTAAACTGGTTTACACCCTATATCGCAGCCCTTGTTGCCATTGGAGCTTTTGGATCTATGAGCACTTGGATTGTAGGCCCGACTAAAGGTCTCTTAGCTGCAGCTAAATCAGGAGATTTGCCTCCTGTATTTCGCTTAGTGAATCGAAAAGCAGTTCCTATCAATTTGCTTATTTTACAAGCTACCATTGTCACCTTTCTATCACTTGTATTTGTCTGTATGCCCAGTGTTAGCAGTGCCTTTTGGATTTTAACTGTGATCGTAGCTCAGCTATATTTGATCATGTACATCTTGCTATTTGCCTCTGCGATTAAACTGCGCTACACTAAACCTCATATCGAGCGCTCTTACTTAGTACCTGGTGGAAAATTAGGGATTTGGTTAATTTCAGGATTAGGAATCCTAAGTTCTTTTTTTGCTATAACAATTGGCTTTGTTCCTCCCTCTCAAATAGAAACGGGTAGCTTTTTATTTTATGAGGGTTTTTTAATTGTAGGCGTATTAGCTGGTTGCTTTGCCCCCTCCTTAATACTCTTTTTTCAAAAACCTCATTGGAAACATCTTTTGCCTCATGAACAAGAATAA
- a CDS encoding class I SAM-dependent methyltransferase encodes MNKNKQDTSWESSSAWYDKLVSVEGHYYHREIIIPGVLDLLKQYPDPDGFLLDLACGQGVLSRHLPKEMKYIGVDASPSLIQSAQKNASDNHQFFVHDFTDVLPIPKMLCSHACCILALQNMSSIAPILQTAWEHLKKNAPLILVLNHPSFRIPRQSSWGVDLEKKLQYRRMDCYMTPLKIPIQTHPSLKTKSETTWSFHYPLSTYSTLLKESGFTIDIIQEWCSNKKSQGKMATMENRSRKEFPLFMTLVARKI; translated from the coding sequence ATGAACAAGAATAAGCAAGACACTTCATGGGAATCTTCTTCAGCTTGGTATGATAAATTAGTTAGCGTGGAAGGACATTACTATCATCGGGAAATCATTATCCCTGGAGTTTTGGATCTGCTAAAACAATATCCAGATCCCGATGGATTCCTATTAGACCTTGCCTGTGGACAAGGGGTATTATCTCGTCATTTACCTAAGGAAATGAAATACATCGGAGTCGATGCTTCCCCCTCTTTAATTCAATCGGCTCAAAAAAATGCATCCGATAACCATCAATTTTTTGTGCATGATTTTACCGATGTCCTACCAATTCCAAAAATGTTGTGCAGTCATGCATGTTGTATACTCGCATTGCAAAATATGTCCTCTATTGCCCCCATACTGCAAACAGCCTGGGAGCATCTTAAAAAAAACGCTCCGCTAATTTTAGTTCTAAACCATCCTAGTTTTCGCATTCCTAGGCAATCGAGCTGGGGTGTAGACCTAGAAAAAAAGCTACAGTATCGCCGCATGGATTGTTACATGACGCCTTTGAAAATCCCCATTCAGACACATCCTAGTCTTAAAACTAAGTCAGAGACAACTTGGTCATTTCATTATCCATTATCTACTTATAGTACTCTCTTAAAGGAAAGCGGCTTCACGATTGATATCATTCAAGAATGGTGCTCGAATAAGAAAAGCCAAGGAAAAATGGCTACCATGGAGAATCGTTCACGCAAAGAGTTCCCTCTCTTTATGACTCTTGTTGCGCGCAAGATTTAA